In a genomic window of Mageeibacillus indolicus UPII9-5:
- a CDS encoding DEAD/DEAH box helicase family protein — translation MAKPFLYEKLDTLKEINELAPMPDIIEHSLSQNIVLREYQKEAFQYFVTYFEKDGLRKNKQIHTLFHMATGSGKTVMMAGLILYLYTKGYRKFLFFVNQTNILKKTEENFLNTLSSKYLFSDNLSYLGTKIKVKKVDRFSDTALDDDIELLFTTTQKLHTDMWFAKENAPTYADFENDKIVFISDESHHINSDTKKKTSTEEDAEKSWEYTVNRAFSSDKDSVLLEFTATADLKDKNVLAKYTDKIVYNYPLERFRASGYTKDFQNFATDTNLWDRTLIALILSEYRRYLFADLKLNIKPVIMLKSQKIKESEAFHDEFFKKLNQLTSYEIKALQSANIPLLSKAIAYFEEKDDTLENLEHSLKNSFAEDNTIIMNGSSDDNDTNQIKVNSLEDKDNHIRLIFAVDMLNEGWDVLNLFDIVRLYDSRQSSGKAGQIGSYTIKEAQLIGRGARYCPFIYEGDVDLKFKRKFDGDLTNDYRILETMLFHSLNDSRYIAELKQALIATGLQPKNPITREYTLKEEFKTSEFYQKAYVYSNERLPRGRANITTVEDSLKTKIYHYTQKSVSGGIVNLFDTNNQAEETENKQSTSNKAKITSFFFKDVDYNILSGAATCYTELRFDVIKDKYPNVSSLKEFLTSEDYLGNSMLEITQTGDILTGKDIFAASKKAMGQIASYIANIKQEFIGSTVFKPRMLKSVLHDKKISLTAIQENGGHGDSQNICVNEDYRLYLTDEPWYVFNDNYGTSEEKQLVKYFKAVIEPKLKEKDLEYYLIRNERIPELAIYSFTAGERFEPDFLLFIKKKDVSEIKTLQAYIEPKGSQLLLQDAWKEKFLSQIKDEHKITDLFGHGYTLLGLPFFNQENRMAEFSKAVDKLVKKL, via the coding sequence ATGGCTAAACCATTCTTATACGAAAAACTCGATACGCTTAAAGAGATTAATGAGCTTGCACCTATGCCAGATATTATTGAGCATAGTTTATCTCAAAATATTGTTTTGCGAGAGTATCAAAAAGAAGCTTTCCAATATTTCGTCACCTATTTTGAAAAAGATGGTTTGCGTAAAAATAAGCAGATTCATACTCTTTTTCACATGGCAACAGGCTCCGGTAAAACGGTGATGATGGCAGGGCTTATCCTCTATCTTTACACAAAAGGCTATCGCAAGTTCCTCTTCTTTGTGAACCAAACGAACATTTTGAAAAAGACGGAAGAAAACTTTTTGAACACGCTTTCATCGAAGTATCTTTTTTCTGATAATCTTTCCTATCTTGGTACGAAAATTAAAGTGAAAAAAGTAGACCGGTTTAGCGATACGGCTTTAGATGATGATATTGAGCTGCTATTTACTACCACGCAAAAGTTACATACAGATATGTGGTTTGCTAAAGAAAATGCGCCAACTTACGCTGATTTTGAGAATGATAAAATCGTTTTTATTTCGGACGAAAGCCATCACATTAATTCTGATACGAAGAAAAAGACTAGTACTGAAGAGGATGCCGAGAAAAGCTGGGAATACACGGTAAATCGTGCTTTTAGTTCCGATAAAGATAGTGTTCTACTGGAATTTACCGCAACAGCTGATCTCAAAGATAAAAACGTACTTGCAAAGTATACTGATAAAATCGTATACAACTATCCACTGGAGCGATTCCGTGCAAGTGGCTATACTAAAGACTTCCAGAATTTTGCAACCGATACGAACCTCTGGGATCGCACGCTTATAGCTCTTATTCTTAGTGAATATCGTCGCTATCTTTTTGCGGACTTAAAACTGAATATTAAACCAGTTATTATGCTTAAGTCACAAAAGATTAAAGAATCTGAAGCTTTCCATGACGAGTTTTTCAAAAAGCTAAATCAGCTCACGAGCTATGAGATTAAAGCTCTGCAAAGTGCGAATATTCCGCTTCTTTCTAAGGCTATTGCTTATTTTGAGGAAAAAGATGATACCCTTGAAAACCTAGAGCATAGTCTTAAGAACTCTTTTGCTGAAGATAACACCATCATCATGAATGGATCTTCAGACGATAACGATACTAACCAAATTAAAGTGAACTCACTCGAAGACAAAGATAATCACATACGCCTTATTTTTGCTGTTGACATGCTCAACGAAGGTTGGGATGTATTAAATCTTTTCGATATTGTGCGCTTGTATGATAGCCGACAAAGCAGTGGTAAAGCAGGTCAGATTGGCTCATATACGATTAAAGAGGCTCAGCTTATTGGTCGTGGAGCACGCTATTGTCCGTTCATATATGAAGGCGACGTTGACCTTAAATTTAAGCGCAAGTTCGATGGTGATCTTACCAATGACTATCGTATTTTAGAGACGATGCTTTTCCATAGTCTGAACGATTCGCGCTACATTGCTGAGCTGAAACAGGCACTTATTGCTACTGGTCTTCAACCTAAAAATCCAATTACTCGTGAATATACGCTTAAAGAAGAATTTAAGACTTCTGAATTTTACCAAAAAGCATATGTCTACTCTAATGAACGATTGCCTCGAGGTCGTGCGAATATTACAACCGTTGAAGATAGCTTGAAAACAAAGATCTATCACTACACACAAAAGTCAGTGTCCGGCGGCATCGTCAATCTTTTTGATACAAATAATCAGGCAGAGGAAACTGAAAACAAGCAATCAACTAGTAACAAAGCAAAGATAACATCCTTCTTCTTTAAGGATGTTGACTATAACATCCTATCGGGTGCTGCTACTTGCTACACAGAACTTCGTTTTGACGTGATTAAAGATAAATACCCAAATGTTTCCTCACTCAAAGAGTTTCTCACGTCCGAGGATTATCTAGGGAATTCAATGTTAGAGATTACCCAAACTGGTGATATTTTAACTGGTAAAGACATCTTTGCAGCATCTAAAAAGGCAATGGGACAAATTGCCTCTTACATTGCAAATATTAAACAAGAGTTCATTGGCAGTACCGTATTTAAGCCAAGAATGCTAAAAAGCGTTCTACACGATAAAAAGATCTCTCTTACTGCTATACAAGAAAATGGTGGACATGGCGATTCACAAAATATCTGTGTCAATGAAGACTACCGTCTATACCTGACGGATGAACCTTGGTACGTCTTCAATGACAATTACGGGACAAGCGAAGAAAAACAACTCGTTAAATACTTTAAGGCTGTTATTGAACCAAAACTTAAAGAAAAGGATCTCGAGTATTATTTGATTAGAAACGAAAGAATTCCTGAACTTGCCATCTACTCCTTTACTGCCGGTGAACGCTTTGAACCTGATTTCTTACTTTTCATTAAAAAGAAGGACGTTTCAGAGATTAAGACATTACAAGCCTATATTGAACCGAAGGGATCTCAGCTATTGCTGCAAGATGCATGGAAAGAAAAATTCTTATCTCAAATTAAAGATGAGCATAAGATAACTGATCTCTTCGGACACGGTTACACGCTCCTTGGCCTTCCATTCTTTAATCAAGAAAATCGTATGGCTGAATTCAGTAAAGCCGTAGATAAGTTAGTAAAAAAGCTATAA
- a CDS encoding DNA methyltransferase — protein MKNIFETVADLLLTNNKYKAEDGKLLKAVVYSDVMAMNENLLTLLLSNKDVKETFFKNVQGMLVFDKQKFAWFMESKEFLPDSYTAYTNKIGLTHNGSFISQTNDVVLDFPYKDCVLEGGQDKDDQKRSEIFYNETIASDEISRMLAPKVFTNAKRYTAVGEKDLTGELDPNTIHVEEETGITFNDNDNLIIKGNNLIALAGLLKRYEGKVKCICIDPPYNTQNDSFNYNDSFNHSTWLTFMKNRLEICKRLLATTGSIFIILDDNEYAYCKVLTDDILGRENHKATFIWNHRKSKQNDIDISLSHNYVMCYIKESSTRLYPLSVDEEGFSNPDNDPRGPWKADPFDAPNIRPNLTYAITNPSTGDQHLPPSGRHWRFSQEKFASALEDNRIIWGKNGKGRPQYKRFLSEANLKGNSINTIWDDVDTATSATKHLMQLFDTKNVFSTPKSESLIERIISISTNEKDIVLDFFTGSGTTAAVAHKMGRRYIGVEQMDYIQDITVERLKKVLEGEQGGISKAQNWQGGGSFVYCELKEDANTLITTIQNANEDTIESVKAAIYADERIVPYLTKQELAYADKDFENLTLEEKKQALIKLVDKNKLYVNASDMDDETYQISDADKAFTKSFYEEA, from the coding sequence ATGAAAAACATATTTGAAACGGTAGCAGACTTACTACTTACAAATAATAAATATAAAGCCGAAGATGGTAAGCTTCTTAAAGCTGTTGTTTATAGTGATGTTATGGCAATGAATGAGAATTTGCTGACCCTTCTCCTCTCAAACAAAGACGTAAAAGAAACCTTCTTCAAAAACGTTCAAGGCATGCTCGTTTTTGATAAGCAAAAGTTTGCTTGGTTCATGGAATCAAAGGAATTTCTGCCTGACTCTTACACGGCTTACACGAACAAAATTGGGCTGACTCATAACGGTAGTTTCATCTCGCAAACAAACGATGTTGTGCTTGATTTTCCTTACAAGGATTGTGTATTGGAAGGCGGTCAAGATAAAGATGATCAAAAACGAAGTGAGATTTTCTATAACGAAACAATCGCGAGTGATGAAATCTCGCGTATGCTTGCTCCTAAAGTCTTCACGAATGCTAAACGTTATACAGCGGTTGGTGAGAAAGATTTAACTGGAGAACTAGACCCTAATACTATTCATGTTGAAGAAGAAACAGGAATAACTTTTAACGATAACGATAATTTAATTATCAAAGGAAACAATCTTATTGCCTTAGCAGGCCTTCTTAAACGCTACGAAGGCAAAGTAAAGTGCATCTGTATAGATCCACCTTACAACACTCAAAATGATAGTTTTAACTACAACGACTCATTCAACCATTCCACATGGCTAACCTTTATGAAAAATAGGCTAGAGATCTGCAAGAGACTACTGGCGACTACTGGTAGCATATTTATCATTCTGGATGACAATGAGTACGCTTATTGTAAGGTCTTAACAGATGATATTTTGGGCAGAGAAAATCACAAAGCGACTTTTATTTGGAATCATCGAAAATCAAAGCAAAATGATATAGACATCTCTCTTTCTCACAATTATGTTATGTGCTATATCAAAGAATCTTCTACAAGACTTTATCCATTGAGCGTTGATGAAGAAGGTTTTTCTAATCCTGATAATGATCCACGCGGTCCTTGGAAAGCTGATCCATTTGATGCTCCTAACATACGTCCTAATTTAACATATGCTATTACAAACCCAAGCACAGGAGATCAGCACCTTCCACCGAGTGGGAGGCATTGGCGATTTTCTCAAGAGAAATTCGCCAGTGCCTTAGAAGACAACCGTATAATTTGGGGGAAAAATGGGAAAGGTCGTCCACAATATAAGAGATTTCTTTCTGAGGCTAATCTAAAAGGAAATAGCATAAATACAATTTGGGATGATGTAGATACAGCAACAAGTGCAACAAAACACTTAATGCAATTATTTGACACCAAAAATGTTTTTAGCACTCCAAAGTCAGAATCTTTGATTGAAAGGATAATTTCTATATCTACTAACGAAAAAGATATAGTTCTTGATTTCTTTACTGGCTCTGGTACTACTGCTGCCGTTGCTCATAAAATGGGACGCCGATACATTGGTGTTGAACAAATGGATTACATTCAAGACATAACTGTTGAACGTTTGAAGAAAGTTCTTGAAGGCGAACAAGGCGGTATTTCTAAAGCTCAAAACTGGCAAGGTGGTGGCTCTTTCGTTTATTGCGAGCTTAAAGAAGACGCGAACACGCTTATTACCACTATTCAAAATGCAAATGAAGATACTATTGAAAGCGTAAAAGCTGCTATTTACGCAGATGAGCGCATTGTGCCTTATCTTACTAAGCAGGAACTCGCTTATGCGGATAAAGACTTTGAGAATCTAACATTAGAAGAAAAGAAACAAGCACTCATAAAGCTTGTAGATAAAAATAAACTCTACGTCAACGCTTCAGATATGGATGATGAAACATATCAAATTAGTGATGCTGATAAAGCCTTTACGAAGTCTTTCTATGAGGAGGCATGA
- a CDS encoding helix-turn-helix domain-containing protein produces MSAASVVRLNKGENVNTETILRICQYPACGIGDICEVKQVKNIEVK; encoded by the coding sequence ATATCAGCCGCTTCAGTAGTAAGACTGAATAAAGGCGAAAATGTAAACACAGAAACGATACTGCGCATCTGTCAATATCCTGCCTGCGGTATTGGCGATATTTGCGAAGTGAAACAAGTAAAAAACATTGAGGTGAAGTAA
- a CDS encoding IS110 family transposase codes for MFYAGIDVAMDKHACVILDANGKCFIEVFTFKNSRDGFEQLMSELKSLTRYRATLVADCSSKRVKALLLPRNSLAFSFIW; via the coding sequence ATGTTTTACGCAGGAATTGATGTAGCCATGGATAAACACGCCTGTGTTATCCTAGATGCTAATGGCAAGTGTTTCATTGAAGTATTTACCTTCAAGAACAGTCGTGACGGTTTTGAACAGCTCATGTCTGAACTAAAATCACTAACCCGTTATCGAGCGACCCTTGTTGCCGATTGCTCTAGTAAGCGCGTTAAGGCTCTTTTGCTGCCAAGAAACTCACTCGCGTTCTCTTTCATTTGGTGA
- a CDS encoding single-stranded DNA-binding protein — protein MDYKTMRNQIEDMVNDNHKDFVKAVISMEKGISDESTLDKLYDAYMDNDTVNLLHEEFDYMIEDLREQGQIKDLPYVQEEKDNLVNIVGNIVGKIDVVERENKNGEAFQVVNFSVASKDDEGNKVYHNCSAYGENGDIPKDFKQGDFVKLFGQIRTSVDDNGKEHTNIRILSSKLLKAKEQMKGRDEKKESVLGAIKKYQAEDKEKPKEKKEVSKETER, from the coding sequence ATGGATTACAAAACAATGAGAAATCAAATAGAAGATATGGTAAATGACAATCACAAAGACTTTGTTAAGGCGGTTATCAGCATGGAAAAAGGAATTAGCGATGAAAGTACATTAGACAAGCTATATGACGCTTATATGGACAATGACACCGTTAATTTACTGCATGAGGAATTTGATTACATGATTGAAGATTTAAGAGAACAGGGGCAGATTAAAGATCTTCCTTATGTTCAAGAGGAGAAAGATAATCTTGTCAATATCGTTGGAAATATTGTAGGAAAGATCGATGTAGTTGAAAGAGAAAATAAGAACGGCGAAGCCTTTCAAGTAGTAAACTTCTCTGTGGCATCTAAAGATGATGAGGGCAATAAGGTATATCATAATTGCTCCGCATACGGAGAAAATGGTGATATTCCAAAAGACTTTAAGCAGGGAGATTTTGTAAAACTCTTTGGACAGATTAGAACTTCCGTTGACGATAACGGCAAGGAACATACTAACATCAGGATACTTTCTTCAAAGCTCTTAAAGGCAAAAGAACAGATGAAAGGTCGAGATGAAAAGAAAGAGTCTGTGCTTGGAGCCATTAAAAAATATCAGGCTGAAGATAAGGAAAAGCCTAAAGAAAAGAAAGAAGTATCAAAAGAAACTGAGAGATAA
- a CDS encoding helix-turn-helix domain-containing protein — translation MRTFSYKKLFKKLIDLDMTNNELMEKTNISKSTFYKIKNGQNVTTDILLRICNALDCDIEEILECVED, via the coding sequence ATGAGAACTTTCAGTTATAAGAAGTTGTTTAAAAAACTTATAGATTTGGATATGACTAATAATGAATTGATGGAGAAGACAAATATCAGTAAAAGTACATTTTATAAGATAAAGAATGGACAGAATGTTACCACAGATATTTTGCTTAGAATTTGTAATGCTTTGGATTGTGATATTGAGGAAATACTGGAGTGTGTAGAAGATTAG
- a CDS encoding DUF4297 domain-containing protein gives MEYSDYYMNLPLDLAGSRTKNRFRVELLWGISKLIDAYKQYDDYTVVFDFKCDIELHYENGLDFYQVKTKNSGNHSFKTLTNRKENSKSILGTLYALYNPNQNVKLAVVCNKHLKIARNEDLREEICLGELDKTVIDFIQDKLKEELNLSDVVLDNVFYICEGIDLINPHYALIGKLIESFQEIKNEEPNNPNALYRLVSETAQKKASYEMAITNYNDVLELKGISKDEFNKMLESHRKKSITGIEQAKNYIKTLYPAERRMYNQALTNLLEIDHSYDLNVLKASVFEYIKGNIDKIKSEGELFCVLSPIFDGKFPMEYTQIMKNVFYLLVFYIYTDGGDI, from the coding sequence ATGGAATATTCGGACTATTATATGAATTTGCCATTAGACTTAGCAGGTAGCAGAACTAAGAATAGATTTAGAGTTGAATTATTGTGGGGTATTAGCAAATTAATTGATGCATATAAGCAGTACGATGACTATACTGTCGTGTTTGATTTCAAATGTGACATCGAGTTACATTATGAAAATGGTCTAGATTTTTATCAGGTGAAAACAAAAAATAGTGGGAATCATAGCTTTAAAACACTGACTAATCGAAAAGAAAATAGTAAATCTATTTTGGGAACATTATATGCCCTATACAATCCTAATCAAAACGTGAAGTTGGCTGTGGTTTGTAATAAACATTTGAAGATTGCTAGGAATGAAGACCTAAGAGAAGAGATATGTTTAGGGGAGTTGGATAAAACAGTAATAGATTTTATTCAAGATAAATTGAAAGAAGAACTGAATTTGTCAGATGTTGTTCTTGATAATGTTTTTTATATTTGTGAAGGTATAGATCTAATAAATCCTCACTACGCTTTGATTGGAAAGTTAATTGAATCTTTTCAAGAAATTAAAAATGAAGAGCCTAATAATCCGAACGCTTTATATAGATTAGTATCTGAGACAGCCCAGAAAAAAGCTTCTTATGAGATGGCAATAACTAATTATAATGATGTTCTAGAGTTAAAGGGGATTTCTAAAGATGAGTTTAATAAAATGCTTGAATCTCATAGAAAAAAATCTATAACTGGTATTGAGCAAGCTAAAAATTACATTAAAACTTTATATCCAGCCGAAAGAAGAATGTATAATCAAGCCTTAACTAATTTGCTAGAAATTGATCATAGTTATGATTTGAATGTATTAAAGGCATCAGTTTTTGAATATATTAAAGGAAATATAGATAAGATTAAAAGTGAAGGTGAACTTTTTTGTGTTTTAAGTCCAATATTTGACGGAAAATTCCCGATGGAATATACACAAATTATGAAGAATGTATTTTACTTATTAGTATTTTATATATACACAGATGGAGGTGATATTTAA
- a CDS encoding YdcP family protein: protein MELKFVIPNMEKTFGNLEFAGEDKVVQRRINGRLTVLSRSYNLYSDVQRADDIVVVLPAEAGEKHFGFEERVKLVNPRITAEGYKIGTRGFTNYLLHADDMIKE from the coding sequence ATGGAACTTAAATTTGTGATTCCCAACATGGAAAAAACATTCGGCAATTTAGAATTTGCTGGCGAGGATAAAGTCGTTCAGCGAAGAATCAACGGACGGCTAACTGTCTTATCAAGAAGCTATAATCTCTATTCTGATGTTCAAAGAGCAGATGATATTGTGGTGGTGCTTCCTGCTGAAGCTGGCGAAAAACATTTCGGCTTTGAGGAACGTGTGAAGTTAGTCAATCCACGTATTACCGCAGAGGGCTACAAAATCGGCACTCGTGGTTTTACAAATTACCTTTTACATGCTGACGACATGATAAAAGAATAA
- a CDS encoding YdcP family protein, translating to MMRLANGIVLDKDTTFGELKFSALRREVRIQNEDGSVSDEIKERTYDLKSKGQGRMIQVSIPASVPLKEFDYNARVELINPIADTVATATYQGADVDWYIKADDIVLTKDSSSFKAQPQAKKEPTQDK from the coding sequence ATGATGAGATTAGCAAATGGCATTGTATTAGATAAAGACACGACTTTTGGAGAATTGAAATTCTCTGCTCTACGTCGTGAAGTGAGAATCCAAAATGAAGACGGGTCGGTTTCAGATGAAATCAAGGAACGTACCTATGACTTAAAATCCAAAGGACAAGGACGCATGATTCAAGTAAGTATTCCTGCCAGCGTGCCTTTGAAAGAGTTTGATTATAACGCACGGGTGGAACTTATCAATCCCATTGCGGACACCGTTGCTACTGCCACCTATCAAGGAGCAGATGTTGACTGGTATATCAAGGCAGACGATATTGTGCTGACAAAGGATTCTAGTTCATTCAAAGCTCAACCACAAGCAAAGAAAGAACCGACACAAGACAAATAG
- a CDS encoding FtsK/SpoIIIE domain-containing protein, whose amino-acid sequence MKQRGKRIRPSGKDLVFHFTIASLLPVFLLVVGLFHVKTIQQINWQDFNLSQADKIDIPYLIISFSVAILICLLVAFVFKRVRYDTVKQLYHRQKLAKMILENKWYESEQVKTEGFFKDSAGRTKEKITYFPKMYYRLKNGLIQIRVEITLGKYQDQLLHLEKKLESGLYCELTDKELKDSYVEYTLLYDTIASRISIDEVEAKDGKLRLMKNVWWEYDKLPHMLIAGGTGGGKTYFILTLIEALLHTDSKLYILDPKNADLADLGSVMANVYYRKEDLLSCIETFYEEMMKRSEEMKQMKNYKTGKNYAYLGLPAHFLIFDEYVAFMEMLGTKENTAVMNKLKQIVMLGRQAGFFLILACQRPDAKYLGDGIRDQFNFRVALGRMSEMGYGMMFGSDVQKDFFLKRIKGRGYVDVGTSVISEFYTPLVPKGYDFLEEIKKLSNSRQSTQATCEAEVAGVD is encoded by the coding sequence ATGAAACAGCGTGGTAAAAGGATTCGCCCATCTGGTAAAGATTTAGTCTTTCATTTTACGATAGCGTCACTCCTGCCTGTTTTCCTGCTGGTTGTCGGACTGTTTCATGTGAAGACAATCCAGCAGATCAACTGGCAGGATTTTAACCTATCACAAGCAGATAAGATTGACATTCCCTATTTAATTATCAGTTTCAGTGTCGCAATTCTTATCTGCTTGCTGGTAGCGTTTGTATTCAAACGGGTTCGCTATGATACGGTTAAACAACTTTACCACCGTCAAAAACTGGCAAAGATGATACTTGAAAACAAGTGGTATGAATCTGAACAGGTCAAAACAGAGGGTTTCTTTAAAGATAGTGCTGGTCGTACAAAGGAAAAGATAACCTACTTCCCTAAAATGTATTATCGACTTAAAAATGGCTTGATACAGATACGGGTGGAAATCACGCTGGGAAAATATCAAGACCAACTCTTACACTTGGAAAAGAAATTAGAGAGTGGCTTGTACTGTGAGCTGACGGATAAAGAGTTAAAGGATTCCTATGTGGAATATACTTTGCTCTATGACACCATAGCCAGTCGTATTTCTATTGATGAAGTAGAAGCTAAAGATGGTAAACTTCGCTTAATGAAAAACGTATGGTGGGAATATGATAAGCTCCCTCATATGTTGATTGCTGGTGGTACAGGTGGCGGTAAAACTTACTTTATACTGACACTGATTGAAGCCTTGCTTCATACAGATTCAAAACTGTATATTCTTGACCCGAAAAATGCTGACCTTGCGGACTTAGGTTCTGTGATGGCAAATGTCTACTATAGAAAAGAAGACTTGCTTTCTTGCATTGAAACATTCTATGAAGAAATGATGAAACGTAGTGAGGAAATGAAGCAGATGAAGAACTATAAGACTGGCAAAAATTATGCTTACTTAGGTCTCCCGGCACACTTCTTAATCTTTGATGAATACGTCGCTTTCATGGAAATGCTGGGAACAAAAGAAAACACCGCAGTTATGAATAAGCTGAAACAGATTGTCATGTTAGGTCGTCAAGCTGGCTTCTTTCTAATACTGGCTTGTCAACGTCCAGACGCAAAATATTTAGGCGACGGAATCCGTGATCAGTTTAATTTCAGAGTGGCTTTAGGTCGTATGTCTGAAATGGGCTATGGCATGATGTTTGGCAGTGACGTACAAAAGGATTTCTTCTTAAAGCGAATCAAAGGTCGTGGCTATGTTGATGTAGGAACAAGTGTCATATCAGAGTTTTATACTCCCCTTGTACCAAAAGGATATGATTTCTTGGAGGAAATTAAAAAGTTATCCAACAGCAGACAGTCCACGCAGGCGACGTGCGAAGCGGAAGTCGCAGGTGTGGACTGA
- the mobT gene encoding MobT family relaxase — MEGFLLNEQTWLQHLKEKRLAYGLSQNRLAVATGITRQYLSDIETGKVKPSEDLQQSLWEALERFNPDAPLEMLFDYVRIRFPTTDVQQVVENILQLKLSYFLHEDYGFYSYSEHYALGDIFVLCSHELDKGVLVELKGRGCRQFESYLLAQQRSWYEFFMDVLVAGGVMKRLDLAINDKTGILNIPVLTEKCQQEECISVFRSFKSYRSGELVRKEEKECMGNTLYIGSLQSEVYFCIYEKDYEQYKKNDIPIEDAEVKNRFEIRLKNERAYYAVRDLLVYDNPEHTAFKIINRYIRFVDKDDSKPRSDWKLNEEWAWFIGNNRERLKLTTKPEPYSFQRTLNWLSHQVAPTLKVAIKLDEINQTQVVKDILDHAKLTDRHKQILKQQSVKEQDVITTKK; from the coding sequence TTGGAGGGATTTTTACTGAATGAACAAACTTGGTTACAGCATTTAAAAGAAAAACGCTTGGCTTATGGACTATCTCAAAACCGTTTAGCTGTTGCGACTGGTATTACAAGGCAGTATCTAAGCGATATTGAAACAGGAAAAGTCAAGCCATCAGAGGATTTACAGCAGTCCCTTTGGGAAGCTCTGGAACGCTTCAATCCCGACGCTCCCCTTGAAATGCTGTTTGATTATGTAAGGATTCGCTTTCCGACAACAGACGTACAGCAGGTGGTCGAAAACATCTTACAACTGAAACTGTCCTATTTTCTTCATGAGGACTATGGTTTCTATTCTTATTCAGAGCATTATGCTTTAGGCGACATATTCGTCCTTTGCTCCCATGAACTGGACAAAGGAGTTCTGGTGGAATTGAAAGGTCGTGGGTGCAGACAATTTGAAAGCTATCTTCTGGCACAACAAAGAAGCTGGTATGAGTTCTTTATGGACGTTTTGGTGGCTGGCGGTGTGATGAAACGCCTTGACCTTGCCATTAACGATAAGACAGGGATTTTGAATATCCCTGTACTCACTGAAAAGTGCCAACAGGAAGAATGTATCTCCGTCTTCCGCAGTTTTAAAAGCTATCGCAGTGGCGAACTGGTACGCAAAGAGGAAAAGGAATGTATGGGAAACACCCTCTATATCGGTTCATTACAAAGTGAAGTTTATTTCTGTATCTATGAAAAGGACTACGAGCAGTACAAGAAAAATGATATTCCCATTGAAGACGCAGAAGTAAAAAACCGTTTTGAGATTCGATTGAAAAATGAGCGTGCCTATTATGCAGTCCGTGATTTACTCGTCTATGACAATCCAGAGCATACCGCCTTTAAAATTATCAATCGGTATATCCGTTTTGTAGATAAAGACGATTCCAAACCTCGTTCTGATTGGAAACTGAATGAAGAATGGGCTTGGTTTATTGGGAACAATCGTGAACGATTAAAACTAACCACAAAACCAGAGCCTTACTCCTTCCAAAGGACGCTGAACTGGCTATCTCATCAAGTTGCCCCGACCTTAAAGGTTGCGATTAAACTTGATGAAATCAACCAGACGCAGGTTGTAAAAGACATTCTCGACCATGCGAAACTGACAGACCGACACAAGCAGATTTTGAAGCAACAGTCAGTAAAAGAACAGGACGTGATAACAACAAAAAAATAA
- a CDS encoding antirestriction protein ArdA, whose amino-acid sequence MDDMQVYIANLGKYNEGELVGAWFTFPIDFEEVKEKIGLNDEYEEYAIHDYELPFTVDEYTSIGELNRLWEMVSELPEELQSELSALLTHFSSIEELSEQEDIIIHSDCDDMYDVARYYIEETGALGEVPASLQNYIDYQAYGRDLDLSGTFISTNHGIFEIVY is encoded by the coding sequence ATGGACGATATGCAAGTCTATATTGCGAATTTAGGCAAATACAATGAGGGCGAATTGGTCGGTGCGTGGTTTACCTTTCCCATTGACTTTGAGGAAGTCAAAGAGAAAATCGGCTTGAATGATGAATATGAGGAATACGCCATTCATGACTACGAGTTACCCTTTACGGTTGACGAATACACTTCCATTGGCGAACTCAATCGACTATGGGAAATGGTATCGGAATTACCCGAAGAATTACAATCGGAGCTATCTGCTCTGCTCACTCATTTTTCAAGCATTGAAGAACTAAGCGAACAAGAGGATATTATCATTCATTCCGATTGTGATGATATGTATGACGTGGCACGCTACTACATTGAAGAAACGGGTGCTTTAGGCGAAGTACCAGCTAGTCTTCAAAACTATATTGATTATCAAGCCTATGGTCGGGATTTAGACCTTTCAGGAACGTTTATCTCAACCAATCATGGGATTTTTGAAATCGTCTATTAA